A window of Candidatus Jettenia caeni contains these coding sequences:
- a CDS encoding putative polysaccharide deacetylase — protein sequence MMISRINKLLQTARRLKKLFDRKILILHYHRITEEHSDPNSLCITPQNFSDHLEILQKYARPIQLQQLIKAFHNKNLPHKSVAITFDDDYADNLHNAKLLLECHDIPATMFLTTGYIGKMCDFWWEELDNLLLQPDMLSKTLRLSMNKNINQWESSKAVQSYHEDYWNYRRWMNWEKDDPCARHVIYLSLYELLHHLSEEEQQEVIDKLLLWVNIRSTDTDQQTPDSLSFEDVYALAQGKLIEIGAHTVTHPILSTLPLATQRKEILQSKAYLEEILSRPITSFAYPYGRECDYTEETVTLVQEAGFHCACTNASGIIGRDTNCFQLPRIQIYNWNGEEFSQQLSRWLNFQ from the coding sequence ATGATGATAAGCAGAATAAATAAATTACTACAAACTGCCCGGAGGCTTAAGAAGCTATTTGACCGAAAGATACTTATTTTGCATTATCATCGTATAACTGAAGAGCATTCAGATCCCAATTCTTTATGTATAACCCCACAAAATTTCTCTGATCACCTGGAGATTTTGCAAAAGTACGCCCGGCCAATACAACTACAGCAATTGATTAAAGCGTTCCATAATAAAAATCTCCCGCATAAATCGGTAGCAATTACCTTTGATGATGATTATGCGGATAACCTCCATAATGCCAAACTATTGCTGGAATGCCACGATATCCCGGCAACGATGTTCCTTACTACCGGATATATTGGAAAGATGTGTGATTTCTGGTGGGAGGAACTGGATAATCTATTGCTACAGCCAGATATGTTATCAAAGACGCTTCGCTTAAGTATGAATAAAAATATTAACCAATGGGAATCGAGTAAAGCAGTTCAGAGCTATCATGAGGACTATTGGAACTATCGCCGTTGGATGAATTGGGAAAAAGACGATCCTTGTGCCCGCCACGTCATTTATCTCTCCCTTTATGAACTGTTACACCATTTGTCAGAAGAAGAACAACAAGAGGTAATTGACAAACTGTTACTGTGGGTTAATATCAGGTCAACCGATACTGATCAACAAACTCCTGACTCTCTCTCATTTGAGGATGTATACGCCCTGGCACAAGGAAAACTTATTGAGATTGGGGCGCATACCGTAACACATCCAATACTTTCCACACTCCCACTGGCTACGCAACGAAAAGAGATACTTCAAAGTAAAGCGTATCTTGAAGAGATACTGAGCCGTCCAATAACAAGTTTTGCATATCCTTATGGCAGAGAGTGCGATTATACGGAAGAAACAGTCACCCTTGTGCAAGAAGCCGGATTTCATTGTGCTTGTACGAATGCTTCTGGTATTATTGGAAGAGATACAAACTGTTTTCAGTTACCTCGCATCCAGATATATAATTGGAATGGGGAAGAGTTTTCTCAGCAATTATCGAGATGGCTTAATTTCCAATAA
- a CDS encoding glycerol-3-phosphate dehydrogenase encodes MTSRSSRKITVIGNGGWGTTLSILLHKKGYEVTLWGADASYVNYLKEKRENVKFLKGIPIPSGICITSDISKKLLDAELIISATPTPYLRSVLMKFKDLLVYRVPIVSVTKGIENNTLLRPSQIIADVVGKQSVSLLLGPSHAEEVARELPTTTVASSQDAGLAQFVQEVFTTDRFRVYTNPDMIGVELGAAMKNVIAIASGICDGLRFGDNSKAALITRGLAEISRLGIIMGAQRSTFAGLTGLGDLITTCISPYGRNRWVGEQIGKGRKLSEILKSMEQIAEGVWTTKSVTALSNRWNVEMPITKEIYNVLFTDKSPLDAVSNLMMRTPKSEVEELI; translated from the coding sequence ATGACCTCGAGATCGTCACGAAAAATAACTGTTATTGGCAACGGTGGATGGGGAACTACTCTTTCAATCCTGCTCCATAAAAAGGGTTATGAGGTTACCCTTTGGGGCGCTGATGCATCGTATGTAAATTATCTGAAAGAGAAAAGAGAAAATGTTAAATTTTTAAAAGGCATTCCCATCCCTTCCGGAATCTGTATTACTTCTGATATCTCAAAAAAGTTACTCGATGCAGAACTCATCATATCTGCAACACCAACTCCCTACCTGCGTTCTGTACTTATGAAATTTAAAGATCTACTTGTTTATCGTGTACCTATTGTTAGCGTTACAAAAGGAATTGAAAATAACACCCTTCTGAGACCCAGCCAGATCATCGCTGATGTTGTTGGAAAACAATCTGTTTCCTTACTTCTCGGCCCAAGCCATGCAGAAGAAGTAGCGCGTGAATTGCCCACAACGACTGTCGCATCTTCGCAGGATGCGGGTTTAGCACAATTCGTTCAAGAGGTTTTCACCACAGATAGGTTTAGAGTGTATACAAATCCCGATATGATCGGTGTCGAGTTAGGCGCAGCGATGAAAAACGTAATTGCTATCGCATCTGGTATTTGCGATGGCTTGAGATTTGGCGATAATTCTAAGGCAGCCCTTATTACCCGCGGATTAGCAGAGATTAGCCGTCTGGGTATCATTATGGGAGCACAGAGAAGCACCTTCGCAGGACTTACCGGATTAGGCGACTTAATAACGACCTGTATTAGCCCGTACGGACGAAACCGCTGGGTCGGAGAACAAATTGGAAAAGGAAGAAAATTGTCTGAAATCCTAAAGAGTATGGAACAAATTGCAGAAGGTGTTTGGACGACAAAATCTGTTACAGCGCTTTCAAACAGATGGAACGTAGAAATGCCAATCACAAAAGAGATCTACAATGTACTTTTCACCGATAAAAGTCCGCTCGATGCGGTAAGCAATCTCATGATGCGCACTCCAAAATCTGAAGTGGAAGAGTTAATCTGA
- a CDS encoding ABC transporter ATP-binding component, protein MSAVLTVESVSKQFKIQRNRPVSLKESIIWWFHNRYNTSNNRFWALRDISFSVEQGQVLGIIGHNGAGKSTLLRLLCGLGRPTCGRIQRTGHVSGLLELGSGFHPDMTGRENLMTGGILSGLTRGEVQARQQEIIAFAELEEFIDQPVRTYSNGMYLRLAFAAAIHFDPDVLIIDEVLAVGDSRFQKRCLERLNAFRISGKALILTSHDTEQIKSLCDEVLVLEEGRVVMQGDPASAISCYNDLMRQRTEKRAAQLFNGAVQPSLTVEHGNRMGTQEVSICAVHLYDKQGNMNDTLHSGDGLTIELKYNLTASLSDMALLLGIYSETNVKCFETYILSVSATFGPLTKQGSFSCHFRELPLLPGLYYITVGLYPVDWSYVYDYHWQMHPLHVLKNGIHSGVSGIISLYPVWSVPPENSGQAETKIRT, encoded by the coding sequence GTGTCTGCCGTTCTCACTGTAGAATCTGTCTCAAAGCAATTTAAAATCCAGCGCAATCGTCCTGTTTCCCTCAAAGAATCTATAATCTGGTGGTTCCATAACCGTTATAATACCAGCAATAACAGATTTTGGGCGCTCCGCGATATTAGTTTTTCAGTAGAGCAAGGTCAGGTATTGGGTATTATTGGCCATAACGGTGCAGGAAAAAGTACTCTGCTGCGTTTATTATGTGGCCTGGGAAGGCCTACCTGTGGACGTATCCAACGTACAGGACACGTAAGCGGCTTACTTGAATTGGGAAGCGGATTCCATCCTGACATGACCGGCCGTGAGAATCTCATGACGGGAGGAATCCTGAGCGGCCTGACCAGAGGCGAGGTACAGGCAAGGCAGCAGGAGATCATAGCCTTTGCCGAATTGGAAGAATTCATCGATCAGCCAGTAAGAACCTACTCCAACGGTATGTATTTACGGCTTGCATTCGCAGCAGCTATCCATTTTGACCCCGATGTACTCATTATCGATGAAGTGTTAGCAGTTGGCGACTCACGCTTTCAGAAAAGGTGTCTTGAACGGTTGAATGCCTTTCGTATATCAGGTAAAGCCTTAATCCTGACATCACACGACACTGAGCAGATCAAAAGCTTGTGTGATGAAGTCCTGGTATTAGAGGAAGGCCGTGTCGTGATGCAGGGTGACCCGGCAAGCGCCATAAGTTGCTATAATGATCTGATGCGCCAGAGGACAGAAAAACGGGCTGCACAGCTTTTCAATGGAGCAGTTCAACCAAGTCTGACAGTTGAACATGGCAATCGTATGGGGACACAGGAAGTATCGATCTGTGCTGTCCATCTGTATGATAAACAAGGAAATATGAATGATACCCTGCATAGCGGAGATGGATTGACAATCGAACTTAAATACAATCTTACTGCGTCTCTGTCCGACATGGCTCTTCTCCTGGGTATCTATAGCGAGACTAATGTTAAGTGTTTTGAGACCTATATCCTATCGGTAAGTGCAACCTTTGGTCCCCTAACCAAACAAGGCAGTTTCAGTTGTCACTTCCGGGAATTACCCTTGCTCCCTGGATTATATTATATTACCGTAGGTCTCTATCCTGTTGATTGGAGCTATGTTTACGATTATCATTGGCAGATGCATCCCTTACACGTTCTAAAAAACGGAATACACTCTGGGGTTTCCGGTATAATTTCTCTTTATCCGGTCTGGTCTGTTCCACCAGAAAATTCAGGACAAGCTGAGACGAAGATACGAACCTAA
- a CDS encoding putative glycosyltransferase — protein MESKKYVIQTDQIKSPLISIIVTNFNYARYIETCLQSIADQTYTKFECVIVDDVSQDNSVEIIERFIDNNQVSDRFRLVQHGENQGQMAAFQTGLEHTSGRFVVFVDADDLLLPDFIETHLKAHLNSSYEAALSNSDQFQIGSDGQILSATHIVMYKNRGNTRSIAREPKNGQCEWDFPHEGPITFRQPDLPIEYYHAWEVPQWGWMWSTTSAAMFRRDVLNMIMSEECRCLRVCADSYLFHFSHALGGTLIIPAVHGCYRRHGSNAFSNNPIIGGFNSPGDVRRDPKALSRELSFRLAIKRFDYFHAVIGRDRIIWLLKYFGSGRKFIKLTLSPKTFPENMFIPSVRITPENIFYPKIFRSPVAPQKIIIRVIGRFYLRFVRYMYQVIRFFRNPRVDRIKFSLESCSKETDSV, from the coding sequence ATGGAATCGAAAAAATATGTGATTCAAACTGATCAAATCAAAAGTCCTTTGATAAGTATTATTGTCACGAATTTCAACTATGCAAGATATATTGAGACTTGCCTGCAATCGATAGCTGATCAAACGTATACAAAATTTGAGTGCGTTATTGTGGATGACGTCTCTCAAGATAATTCCGTAGAGATTATTGAACGCTTCATCGATAACAACCAGGTATCGGACCGATTTCGTTTAGTACAGCATGGGGAAAACCAGGGTCAAATGGCGGCGTTCCAGACAGGCCTTGAACACACAAGCGGCCGATTTGTGGTATTTGTTGATGCTGACGATCTTTTGCTGCCGGATTTCATTGAAACCCATCTCAAGGCACATTTGAATTCGTCCTACGAGGCAGCTTTAAGCAACTCGGATCAGTTCCAGATCGGGTCCGATGGACAGATTCTCAGCGCCACCCACATTGTCATGTACAAAAACCGTGGCAATACGAGATCGATCGCGAGGGAACCAAAGAATGGTCAGTGTGAGTGGGACTTCCCGCATGAGGGGCCAATAACCTTTCGGCAACCGGATTTACCCATAGAATACTATCACGCATGGGAGGTTCCGCAATGGGGCTGGATGTGGAGCACGACCAGCGCAGCGATGTTTCGACGCGATGTTTTGAATATGATTATGTCTGAGGAATGCCGTTGTCTCAGGGTGTGTGCGGATAGCTATTTATTTCATTTCTCCCACGCGCTTGGTGGCACCCTGATAATCCCTGCCGTCCATGGGTGCTATCGCCGCCACGGCAGTAACGCCTTCTCCAATAACCCCATTATTGGCGGCTTTAACAGTCCCGGTGACGTTCGGAGAGACCCTAAAGCACTTTCCAGGGAGCTTAGTTTTCGGCTTGCTATCAAACGCTTCGACTATTTTCATGCTGTAATCGGCAGAGATCGTATAATTTGGCTCTTAAAGTATTTTGGTTCCGGCAGGAAATTTATAAAACTCACACTATCACCCAAAACCTTCCCCGAAAACATGTTCATACCAAGCGTGCGCATAACCCCGGAAAACATATTTTACCCGAAGATTTTTAGGTCTCCGGTTGCGCCACAGAAAATAATTATCCGCGTAATCGGGAGGTTCTATTTGAGGTTTGTTCGATACATGTATCAAGTAATTAGATTCTTTAGAAATCCCAGAGTAGACCGGATCAAGTTTTCTCTGGAATCTTGCTCCAAAGAGACCGATAGCGTGTGA
- a CDS encoding ABC transporter permease component, translating into MSPTDLNLAYPSERSISTLHKKSHHRSSLVYHVDLLYHLVRRDFTLRYKQSVLGVLWSLVIPLAQLIVLVFLFDIVVPLKIEAYPVFVFCALLPWTWFSTCLGSAGNLFIHNRDLVRRPNFAPAILIIVNTLSNLLNYVVAMPILFGMLIFYGKTLTWALLTLPLLILIQGILIVSLGLTIATLNVFYRDIQHMMSMMLMLLFYLTPVFYRSQSAVENYRILYTYSPLAILIQNYRAIFLYGTFPEWNSLLIAGIISVVLCCFSYLMYCRYLHDVIDTI; encoded by the coding sequence ATGTCTCCAACCGATTTAAATCTTGCTTATCCTTCTGAAAGAAGTATTTCTACCTTACATAAGAAGTCACACCATAGGAGTTCATTGGTCTACCACGTGGACTTACTATACCACCTCGTGCGTCGCGATTTTACTTTACGTTATAAACAATCGGTACTTGGCGTCCTTTGGTCACTTGTGATCCCCTTAGCTCAACTCATCGTACTAGTATTCCTCTTCGATATCGTTGTCCCACTGAAGATTGAAGCCTATCCGGTTTTTGTCTTCTGTGCTTTACTGCCATGGACGTGGTTCAGCACATGTTTGGGTTCAGCAGGTAATCTCTTTATTCATAATCGGGATTTAGTTCGACGGCCCAATTTTGCACCCGCTATTCTTATTATTGTGAATACCCTATCAAACTTACTGAATTATGTAGTAGCCATGCCGATACTTTTTGGCATGTTAATCTTTTACGGCAAAACTCTGACATGGGCTTTATTAACCCTTCCCCTGCTTATCCTCATCCAGGGCATTTTGATTGTTAGTCTTGGTTTAACGATTGCAACCCTGAACGTCTTTTATCGTGATATACAGCATATGATGAGCATGATGCTTATGCTACTGTTCTATCTGACTCCTGTTTTTTATCGTTCCCAGTCGGCTGTTGAAAATTATCGTATCTTGTACACGTACAGCCCGCTTGCAATATTAATCCAGAACTATCGGGCAATCTTTCTCTACGGCACATTCCCCGAATGGAATTCATTACTCATTGCCGGCATTATAAGCGTTGTTCTCTGCTGCTTCAGTTACCTTATGTATTGTCGTTACCTTCACGATGTCATCGATACCATTTAG
- a CDS encoding putative glycosyltransferase produces MEPDQFASGQPLVSVIIPAYNAEAFILHTLNSVISQTYKNIEVIVVDDGSHDKTAQIVESIMQRDDRVTLLQQPNSGVSAARNKAIEKSRGEYIAPIDADDIWYPQSIEKQVQCMLHAGPSTGVVYAWSAHIDEKGLLTGGHNAFDLAGDVFEALMFSNFIGNGSASLIRRICFNRIGGYNAQVEPCEDLDLYLRIAELYKFHVVKEFLVGYRKTTGSRSFNCRGMETSLRIILRNRKQQYPDIPLFFYRWSWGHYYLYLSNQSRLSGRYWISIHYLYKAARADLVLLLYPEFYRHLCRCGLRLVEKAVIFTARILHCPSATNFRKAGTTHKKFTISDIEIRSSRRLPCSLNKLHRARLQRIHRLFAK; encoded by the coding sequence ATGGAACCAGATCAATTTGCTTCAGGCCAGCCTTTGGTGTCGGTCATTATCCCTGCATACAATGCGGAAGCTTTTATTCTGCATACATTAAATTCAGTGATCTCTCAAACTTACAAAAATATTGAGGTTATTGTAGTTGATGACGGCTCACATGATAAAACTGCACAAATTGTAGAATCAATTATGCAGCGTGATGATCGCGTGACACTTCTGCAACAGCCGAATTCCGGGGTCTCAGCGGCACGTAACAAGGCAATTGAAAAATCCCGGGGTGAGTATATAGCACCTATTGATGCTGATGACATTTGGTACCCTCAAAGCATCGAGAAACAAGTACAGTGTATGTTACACGCAGGACCAAGCACGGGAGTCGTCTATGCCTGGTCAGCGCATATTGATGAAAAAGGCTTACTAACAGGCGGGCACAATGCTTTCGATTTAGCGGGTGATGTTTTTGAGGCATTAATGTTTAGTAACTTTATTGGCAATGGGAGCGCATCTCTGATTCGTCGCATATGTTTTAATCGAATTGGAGGGTATAACGCACAAGTTGAGCCTTGTGAGGATCTTGATTTATATCTCCGGATTGCAGAACTTTATAAGTTTCACGTAGTAAAAGAGTTTCTGGTCGGGTACCGTAAAACTACTGGCAGTAGGTCTTTTAATTGCAGAGGCATGGAAACGTCCCTACGTATAATACTAAGGAATAGAAAACAGCAATATCCTGATATTCCATTGTTCTTTTATCGCTGGTCATGGGGCCATTATTATTTATACCTCAGCAACCAAAGCAGATTATCCGGCCGCTACTGGATAAGCATTCACTACCTGTATAAGGCAGCACGGGCAGATCTTGTTTTGCTCTTATATCCGGAATTTTACCGGCATCTGTGCAGATGCGGTTTGCGATTGGTAGAAAAAGCGGTTATTTTTACTGCCCGGATACTGCATTGTCCTTCAGCAACTAATTTTAGAAAGGCAGGTACTACTCATAAAAAATTTACGATTTCTGACATCGAAATACGGAGTAGTCGCCGATTACCGTGCAGTTTGAATAAATTGCATCGGGCTCGACTGCAGCGTATTCATCGTTTATTTGCAAAGTGA
- a CDS encoding glycosyltransferase: protein MSQVSIIIPTYNRVKLLHSAITSVLNQTFQDFEIVVIDDGSQDNTQEIVKNFHDERIRYIRHKENKGEAGARNTGIINSHAEYIAFLDDDDEWLPEKLQLQVDLLKDSESKVGCIYTGYLVVDTTKGKILRRRIPIKRGDIYHDIFVRNYIGVPSTVILRRECFYKVNLFDENIIFGTDYDMWIRIAKEFHFDYIEKPLVKYYIHKNRLSANLDIQIKGFETILKKYNQFFTLNNKIYCHQYIYLGLLYCCTGNFKKGREIFFKTIRLRPFGIRSYLGLALSLFSTDNFRRIRNLIEKFLLYRKNQTPF, encoded by the coding sequence ATGTCACAAGTTAGCATAATTATTCCTACGTATAATCGTGTTAAGCTTCTCCACTCGGCAATTACCAGTGTATTAAATCAGACATTTCAGGATTTTGAGATAGTTGTAATAGATGATGGTTCACAAGATAATACGCAGGAAATTGTAAAGAATTTTCATGATGAGAGAATACGGTATATACGCCATAAGGAAAATAAAGGAGAAGCCGGTGCCAGAAACACGGGAATAATAAATTCACATGCTGAATACATAGCATTCTTAGATGACGATGACGAATGGTTACCGGAAAAACTCCAGCTACAAGTTGATTTATTAAAAGATAGCGAATCCAAAGTTGGATGTATATATACGGGTTATTTAGTAGTAGATACAACGAAGGGAAAAATATTACGCCGAAGGATTCCCATAAAACGAGGAGACATTTATCACGATATATTTGTAAGAAATTATATTGGAGTTCCCTCTACTGTTATTCTCAGAAGAGAATGCTTTTACAAGGTAAATTTATTCGATGAGAACATAATCTTTGGAACCGATTATGATATGTGGATCCGGATTGCAAAAGAATTTCATTTTGATTATATAGAAAAACCTCTCGTTAAGTATTACATTCACAAAAATAGACTTTCTGCTAATTTGGATATACAAATTAAAGGATTTGAAACAATTCTGAAAAAATACAATCAATTTTTCACCTTAAATAATAAAATTTACTGTCATCAGTATATATATCTTGGCTTACTGTATTGTTGCACCGGAAATTTCAAAAAAGGAAGAGAAATATTTTTTAAAACAATACGGCTACGTCCATTTGGAATAAGAAGTTATCTGGGCCTTGCGCTCTCCCTTTTCAGTACAGATAATTTCAGGAGAATAAGAAATTTAATAGAAAAATTTCTCTTGTACCGCAAAAATCAGACCCCATTTTAA